Genomic segment of Gloeocapsa sp. PCC 7428:
TTTCCCCTAGGAGTTTTTCAAACGTTGTTAGTAGGTGTTGACAAAGTCCCCGCGTTGATTGAAGATGAACGCGTCAAAGCGGCAACGTTAACCGGAAGCGAACCCGCAGGCGCAAGTTTAGCCGCCCATGCTGGTAAACAAATAAAGAAAACGGTACTCGAATTAGGCGGTAGCGATCCGTTTATTGTGTTAGCAAGTGCTGACATTGAAACAGCTGCGGCAACGGCTACTACCGCAAGAATGCTTAATAATGGTCAGTCGTGTATTGCTGCTAAACGGTTTATCGTTGAAGATGCGATCGCCGACAAATTTGAGAAATTATTGATAGAACACTTTCAAGCGCTCAAAGTGGGCGATCCGATGCATCCTGATACCCATATTGGACCATTGGCAACGCCAGGAATTTTGCAAGATTTAGATCAGCAAGTGCAAACTTGCGTTGAAAGTGGCGCAAAAGTTCTCGTAGGGGGAAAACCGTTATCGCGTCCAGGAAACTACTATCCACCAACGATTTTAAGCGAGATTCCTGCGGGTTCTGCGGCGTACAACGAAGAATTTTTTGGTCCAGTGGCACTTTTATTTCGCGTTCCCGATATCGACGCAGCGATTCAACTTGCCAACAGTACGCCGTTCGGGTTGGGTGCTAGTGCTTGGACTAACGACGAACATCAACGCGATCGCCTGATTTCCGAATTAGAAGCAGGTGCGGTTTTTATTAATGGTTTAGTGAAATCCGATCCGCGTATGCCCTTTGGTGGAATTAAACGTTCCGGCTATGGTAGGGAATTGGGCATTCAAGGTATCCATGAGTTTGTCAATGTTAAAACAGTGTGGATAACGTAGAGGCATAGCATTGCCATGCCGTACCTAAGGAGAAGAATATTCAATGAATACAGCAGAATTATTAGTGCAATGCCTAGAAAACGAAGGCGTGCGCTACGTTTTTGGCTTGCCAGGAGAAGAGAATTTACACGTCCTCGAAGCGCTGAAAAATTCTTCGATTCAATTTATCACGACGCGACACGAACAAGGTGCAGCGTTTATGGCAGACGTCTACGGACGCTTAACTGGAAAAGCGGGCGTGTGTCTTTCGACATTAGGTCCTGGGGCGACGAATTTAATGACAGGAGTTGCTGACGCGAATTTAGACGGCGCGCCATTGGTCGCAATTACCGGACAAGTGGGAACAGATCAAATGCACATCGAAGCCCACCAGTATTTAGATTTAGTGGCAATGTTTGCACCTGTAACAAAGTGGAATACGCAAATTGTTCGTCCTAGTAATACACCCGAAATTGTCAGGAAAGCTTTTAAGCGATCGCAAAGTGAAAAACCTGGTGCGGTTCATATTGATTTACCAGAAAATATTGCCGCAATGCCTGCGACTGGTAATCCTTTAAAGACGGACAAATTAGAAAGAACATACGCGGCGTTTCATAGTATTACTGAGGCAGCAACAGCGATTTCCAATGCACATAACCCGATTATTCTCGTTGGTAACGGCGCGATTCGTGCTGATGCAAGTGAAGCTGTCACTGAGTTTGCTACACAACTAAATATTCCGGTTGCTAATACTTTTATGGGGAAAGGCGTGATTCCTTATAAGCACCCACTAGCATTATGGTCAGTGGGTTTGCAACAACGCGATTATATTAATTGTGGTTTTGATAATACTGATTTAGTTATTGCAATTGGCTATGATTTAATCGAGTATTCCCCGAAAAAATGGAATCCTGATGGCAAAATTCCAATCGTTCATATTGGGGAAACTCCCGCAGAAATTGATAGTAGTTATATTCCTCTGGTTGAAGTTGTTGGCGATATTTCGGATTCGTTATACGAAATTTTAAAACGCGCAGACCGCGACGATAAACCCGATCCTTATGCCTTAGAATTACGCGCAGATATCCGCGCCGATTACGAACAATACGCCAACGATGATGGCTTCCCGATTAAACCCCAAAAACTCATCTATGACTTGCGCCAAGTGATGGGGCCGGAAGATATTGTGATTTCGGATGTCGGGGCGCATAAGATGTGGATTGCACGACATTATCATTGCGATCGCCCAAATACGTGTTTAATTTCTAATGGCTTTGCGGCGATGGGAATTGCGATTCCTGGCGCGGTAGCGGCGAAACTTGTTTATCCTCATCGGAAAATTGTAGCAGCCACGGGTGATGGTGGTTTTATGATGAACTGCCAAGAGTTAGAAACTGCATTAAGGGTTGGTACGCCGTTTGTTACTTTGATTTTTAATGACGGTGGTTATGGCTTAATTGAATGGAAGCAGCGCAATCAATTTGGCAGATCTTCTTTTGTCCATTTTGGTAATCCTGATTTTGTGAAATTAGCGGAAAGCATGGGACTCAAAGGCTATCGCGTTGAAGCGACAACCGATTTTATTCCTATTTTGAAAACAGCGTTGGCGCAGGATGTTCCTACGGTGATTGATTGTCCGGTTGATTATCAGGAAAATTATCGGTTTACGCAACGGGCGGGAGAGTTGAATTGTATTGTGTAGCAAGTTTTAATCAAGGGTAAACGAACCACTTCAGCCGCAGAGGAAGATTGGAGGGTTTTTTCCTGTAGTTAATAAATATTGCTTGAGTAGTAGTATGATTTGATACATTTTATCGGGAGCGTTTGTATCAAAAATAAAGCCGATGATTAATCAAGCATAGACAACAAGACTATGCAATTTATTGTCTAGTAGCACGGCTTTGTTGATGGTAGGGGTAAATGAGGAATAATGTAACGTTGAGATTCAAGATTAAGCGCGTTTTAGAAAGATTCACTCTCAAATGGCGGATAGTAGGAGTTTTCGCGGGAATAGGATTACTTTTGTGCAGTTTGAATGGAGTTGCTTGGTCTTCACCTACGGCTACACCCGTCAGAACGCATCGGATTATGTCTACTCCAGAAAATGTGATCTGGGGAGAACTGTTTAAACCGGAAAGTCGTCCGATCGCACGGGTAAGATCAGGCGATCGCATTATTATGCAAACGGTGTCGCACGAGGGAATTTTACCAGATCAAGGCGATACTGCTGCCTTTTTCAATCAAGGAGGAATTCCGCAAAATCTCAAAAGTCGAGTGACTCAAAATAAGATTTTACCAGACCAACTCAAAGTCAAATCGGCAGTAAAGAAAACAGGTCCAGGTCCCCACGTCATTACGGGTCCAATCTATGTAGAAGGGGCGCAGCCAGGCGATACGCTTGAAATCAAAACACTAGCAATTGATTACCGCGTTCCTTACGGTGTCATTTCTAATCGCCACAGTCGCGGTGCGCTTCCTGGAGAATATCCCCTCAATAATGCCCCGATTTATTCGCGGGTTATTCCTTTAGATACTAAGCGGGAAATTGGGATTTTTCAACCAGAAAATAACTTACCTCCAATTCAACTACCATTAGATCCATTTATGGGAATTATGGGGGTTGTCCCTGCAAACCGCGAGGAAGCAGCTAATTCAGTTCCTCCAGGCAACTATGGCGGTAATATTGATATTAAACTCTTGGGTCGAGGTTCGAGTTTATATCTACCTGTTCAGGTTCCTGGGGCATTATTTTACGCGGGAGATCCGCATTGCGCGCAAGCTAACGGTGAAGTGGCTTTAACGGCAATCGAATGTTCTTTAACTCCCACATTTGAACTTGTGTTGCATAAAAACATGAAGTTAGATACACCAATGGGAGAAACAAAAGATGCATGGATTGCGGTTGGTTTGGATGAAGATTTAGATGAAGCGATGAAAAAATCTGTTCGCGAATATCTTGAAATTGCTAACAGTAAATATGGAATGACAAAGCAAGATGCTTTATTAGTTGGTAGTGCAGCTATTGATTTTGAAGTTTCACAAGTTGTCGATATTGTCAAGGGCATTCACGGCGTAGTTCCTAAAGAATTATTCCGCGATCTTAAACCTCAGTCGTAGCTAACTCTACAGCAGTATTACTCCTGTCTCGCACCTCTTTGATTTCATAAACTAGAGGTGTGATTTCTTGTATGGTTGTGTTGAGATTAATACTGTTGTAAGGAGAATAAGTGTGTCCGACAACAAAGAACTAGACATTATCGATGCGGCTTCATCTGTAAGCGATAGTAATAAAGAAGTGTTAGTCGAAATTTTACTCAATGGTGGGTTTCGGTATCAAATTAAAGTCAAATCGGATAATCCATTATTGCGTAGCTTGATTGCGGCTTTTTTGGCACGCACTCAGGGAAAACAAGATAGCTATTTATTTCAAATTCCCATCGACGAAAATAAATCAAGCCTTTGCTTTACAAGCGATCATCTCGTGGGGCTAGTGACACAACCGCCAATTTTGCTACGTAGAAAGCAGGAGGTAGAGACTGAGTAATTTTGCTGTATGGACGATCGCAAACAGAAGACTATAATCAAGTTCCACGGGTGTGGCAGACTAATAAGCTAAAGGTAGCTCGTGCTGATTGCTAATTATAGCAGAGGTCAGGGGTCAGCGTTAAATCTCCCTCAGGCAAGTCACTACGAGCTTCTATCTATAATGTCCTAACTCTGTTGACATGGCTATACTTGATGCAAATTGCCACTTGGAACGTTAATTCAATTCGGACTCGCCAAGAACACGTTGTCGCTTGGTTGCAGCAAAATCCTGTTGATGTGTTATGTTTGCAGGAAACCAAAGTTGTCGATGCAGATTTTCCGCGATCGCCTTTTGAACAACTTGGCTATCACATTTATGCTTCTGGACAAAAATCATACAATGGTGTGGCAATTCTCAGCCGTTTGCCGTTAACTGAGGTCAGTACAGGATTTACACCAATATTAGGCGAGGCGATCGCCGACTTATCCGAACTTGATGCGCAAAAACGTCTGATTACGGGGGTAACAGCAAATGTGCGGATTGTGAATCTTTACGTCCCAAATGGCGCAGCAGTTGGTAGTGATAAGTATGAATATAAATTGCGGTGGTTGCAAGTTTTACGCGAATACCTGCGATCGCTTTTAGTTTTATCCGCTAACATTTGTATCTGTGGTGACTTCAATATTGCACCCGAAGACCGCGATCTACACGATCCCGCAATTCTTACAGGACACATCATGGCATCAGAACTTGAGCGGCAAGCACTGCGTGAAATCGTAGAATTAGGCTTTAGCGATGCTTTTCGTAAATTTACTTCTGAAGCAGGACACTACACCTGGTGGGACTATCGCGGTGGCGCTTTTCGGCGTAACCTAGGTTGGAGAATTGACCATCACTATCTTACTTCGGATCTATACAAACAAGCAAAAAGCTGCTTTATTGATATCACTCCACGAAAGTTACCAAAACCAAGCGATCATGCTCCTGTTGTTGTCGAATTTTAGCTTTTAAACTTGGGATTAGGAATTATTGGCGACTATCTACTATCAAACTTCAGGGACAATGCTGCTATGTTTCTAGTCACAGGTGCAACAGGACAAATTGGGCGGAGAGTAGTCAGATTGCTGCGACAACAGGGATTACCTGTACGTGCTTTTGTTCGGCTTAATTCTCGCTATGGAGAGTTGGAACACCGAGGGGCAGATATTTTTATTGGTGATTTGCGCCAAGAGAAGGATATTCAAAAAGCTTGTCAAGGAGTGCAGTACATTATTAGTACGCATGGTTCGGATGGCGATGCTTTAGCACTAGATTACCGCGCCAACATCGAATTAATTGACCACGCGCAAGCACAACAGGTGCGACACTTTGTCTTTATTTCGGTATTGGGTGCAGATCGTGGCTATGAAGATGCTCCCACATTCAAAGCCAAACGCGCAGTCGAACAATATCTCCAAGCGAGTGGTTTAAATTATACGATTTTTCGCCCTGCTGGATTATCATCGAATCTGCTATCACTTGCTGAACGATTTCGCCAAACACGAATGTATTTATTGATAGGCGATCCCAAAAATCGCACTTCAATTGTCAGTACAGACGATTTAGCGCAAATGGTGGTGAAGTCGGTTTCGGTTGGCGGCGCAAAAAACCAAATCTTACCCGTAGGAGGACCAGAAATTTTACAGCGTGAAGACATTCCCCACATTTTTGGTCGCGTTTTTAATCAAGAACCAATCATTATTAATCCACCCTTATTTGTTGTCGATGGTTTTCGTACCGTATTAGGGTTACTCAATCCTCCAGTTCAGAAGACTTTAGGAACCTTTCGCACTTTGCTTGCTAACGAGTTTTTCTGTACGCATGATGAAATTGCACACCTAGAATCAGTGTTTAATTTGAAATTAGAAACTTTAGAGAGTTTTCTCCGCCGCTATTTGGCGGTTTAGGTTAATCAGTGTGTAGACGTAATTAAATGGGTAATGAGAAAGCATTTAGCAATTCTCCCATAAGCTAATCGCTACTTATTACCAATTACCAACTTTTTAGTGATGTTCATTTTTACCCACTTACTGAGTAGATACAAATGACATTTTCAAACGCGATACACTCGCTTAGTGCAATAGTCTTAGCTGGTGGGAAAAGTTCGCGGATGGGCGAAGATAAAGCTTTGCTACCGATTCAAGGAGTCCCACTGTTAAAACGCGTGTGTGATGTCGCTAGCAGCTTGTGCAATTTAGTTTATATTGTCACGCCTACACCTGAGAAATATCAACATTTATCCCTGAACAACTGCCAATTTGTGCGTGAAGTTCCACTTTCGCAAGAAAATCTAAGTACACCAACTTCAACTAAAGTCACTTTACCACTCCCACATGGTCCGTTAGTTGGTTTTGCACAGGGACTTGCGGTGGTGCAAACCGATTGGGTATTATTACTTGCTTGCGATTTAC
This window contains:
- a CDS encoding NAD-dependent succinate-semialdehyde dehydrogenase; the encoded protein is MGIATINPATGETLKTFQPLTDAEIAARLKQAQTAFEQYHWLSIAERSQFMQAAAEILEQQKAEYAKLMTLEMGKPLQSAIAEVEKCALVCRYYAEHAAEFLTDVAVKTDASQSFIRYQPLGIILAVMPWNFPFWQVFRFAAPALMAGNVGILKHASNVPQCALAIEDIIQRAGFPLGVFQTLLVGVDKVPALIEDERVKAATLTGSEPAGASLAAHAGKQIKKTVLELGGSDPFIVLASADIETAAATATTARMLNNGQSCIAAKRFIVEDAIADKFEKLLIEHFQALKVGDPMHPDTHIGPLATPGILQDLDQQVQTCVESGAKVLVGGKPLSRPGNYYPPTILSEIPAGSAAYNEEFFGPVALLFRVPDIDAAIQLANSTPFGLGASAWTNDEHQRDRLISELEAGAVFINGLVKSDPRMPFGGIKRSGYGRELGIQGIHEFVNVKTVWIT
- a CDS encoding acetolactate synthase large subunit — translated: MNTAELLVQCLENEGVRYVFGLPGEENLHVLEALKNSSIQFITTRHEQGAAFMADVYGRLTGKAGVCLSTLGPGATNLMTGVADANLDGAPLVAITGQVGTDQMHIEAHQYLDLVAMFAPVTKWNTQIVRPSNTPEIVRKAFKRSQSEKPGAVHIDLPENIAAMPATGNPLKTDKLERTYAAFHSITEAATAISNAHNPIILVGNGAIRADASEAVTEFATQLNIPVANTFMGKGVIPYKHPLALWSVGLQQRDYINCGFDNTDLVIAIGYDLIEYSPKKWNPDGKIPIVHIGETPAEIDSSYIPLVEVVGDISDSLYEILKRADRDDKPDPYALELRADIRADYEQYANDDGFPIKPQKLIYDLRQVMGPEDIVISDVGAHKMWIARHYHCDRPNTCLISNGFAAMGIAIPGAVAAKLVYPHRKIVAATGDGGFMMNCQELETALRVGTPFVTLIFNDGGYGLIEWKQRNQFGRSSFVHFGNPDFVKLAESMGLKGYRVEATTDFIPILKTALAQDVPTVIDCPVDYQENYRFTQRAGELNCIV
- a CDS encoding acetamidase/formamidase family protein; its protein translation is MRFKIKRVLERFTLKWRIVGVFAGIGLLLCSLNGVAWSSPTATPVRTHRIMSTPENVIWGELFKPESRPIARVRSGDRIIMQTVSHEGILPDQGDTAAFFNQGGIPQNLKSRVTQNKILPDQLKVKSAVKKTGPGPHVITGPIYVEGAQPGDTLEIKTLAIDYRVPYGVISNRHSRGALPGEYPLNNAPIYSRVIPLDTKREIGIFQPENNLPPIQLPLDPFMGIMGVVPANREEAANSVPPGNYGGNIDIKLLGRGSSLYLPVQVPGALFYAGDPHCAQANGEVALTAIECSLTPTFELVLHKNMKLDTPMGETKDAWIAVGLDEDLDEAMKKSVREYLEIANSKYGMTKQDALLVGSAAIDFEVSQVVDIVKGIHGVVPKELFRDLKPQS
- the xth gene encoding exodeoxyribonuclease III; translation: MQIATWNVNSIRTRQEHVVAWLQQNPVDVLCLQETKVVDADFPRSPFEQLGYHIYASGQKSYNGVAILSRLPLTEVSTGFTPILGEAIADLSELDAQKRLITGVTANVRIVNLYVPNGAAVGSDKYEYKLRWLQVLREYLRSLLVLSANICICGDFNIAPEDRDLHDPAILTGHIMASELERQALREIVELGFSDAFRKFTSEAGHYTWWDYRGGAFRRNLGWRIDHHYLTSDLYKQAKSCFIDITPRKLPKPSDHAPVVVEF
- a CDS encoding SDR family oxidoreductase, translated to MFLVTGATGQIGRRVVRLLRQQGLPVRAFVRLNSRYGELEHRGADIFIGDLRQEKDIQKACQGVQYIISTHGSDGDALALDYRANIELIDHAQAQQVRHFVFISVLGADRGYEDAPTFKAKRAVEQYLQASGLNYTIFRPAGLSSNLLSLAERFRQTRMYLLIGDPKNRTSIVSTDDLAQMVVKSVSVGGAKNQILPVGGPEILQREDIPHIFGRVFNQEPIIINPPLFVVDGFRTVLGLLNPPVQKTLGTFRTLLANEFFCTHDEIAHLESVFNLKLETLESFLRRYLAV
- a CDS encoding molybdenum cofactor guanylyltransferase is translated as MTFSNAIHSLSAIVLAGGKSSRMGEDKALLPIQGVPLLKRVCDVASSLCNLVYIVTPTPEKYQHLSLNNCQFVREVPLSQENLSTPTSTKVTLPLPHGPLVGFAQGLAVVQTDWVLLLACDLPKLQIEVLQNWVEELENVPEDAIAALPRQDKGWDPLCGFYRRSCLPVLNAFITQGGRSFQAWLVQHPVRVLSLPNAEMLFNCNTPEDLALVDDTR